From Halotia branconii CENA392, the proteins below share one genomic window:
- a CDS encoding plasmid segregation centromere-binding protein ParR, producing the protein MFQWSKKVVKSVTFNPGVADESLLAVVESHLEQQPDKTFSDLCKEALWQSLCVPESVKPSPRPTAAPESVEQKIDELQRQMADLEERFFAKGSNPNRLEAMERHILQLTQQMAHLALMVSERSINQPPTTSAPAVEVLNTTYSASPQEEVDPVISRLSQFLDDF; encoded by the coding sequence ATGTTCCAATGGTCAAAAAAGGTAGTTAAATCGGTCACATTCAATCCTGGGGTTGCTGATGAAAGTTTGTTAGCGGTTGTAGAAAGCCATTTGGAGCAACAACCTGACAAAACTTTTAGCGACCTCTGTAAAGAAGCATTATGGCAATCTTTATGTGTACCGGAATCTGTAAAACCTAGTCCAAGACCGACAGCAGCACCAGAATCGGTTGAGCAAAAAATCGATGAACTGCAACGTCAAATGGCTGACCTAGAGGAACGTTTTTTTGCGAAGGGATCTAATCCGAATCGTTTGGAGGCGATGGAACGCCATATTTTGCAACTGACGCAACAAATGGCGCATTTAGCACTTATGGTTAGTGAACGTTCCATCAATCAGCCTCCAACGACATCAGCACCAGCTGTAGAAGTGTTGAATACTACTTATTCAGCTTCACCACAAGAAGAGGTTGACCCCGTTATCAGCCGCTTAAGTCAGTTCCTTGATGATTTTTAA
- a CDS encoding cation:proton antiporter, translated as MQNLSLVLVPVLAAQKAAGDGLIKPLGHHELLLVLVQLSLLLLVARGLGEVMRRINLPPVVGELLAGVVLGPSLFGLLFPDLQTQIFPKNQEQSDLLSVISWLGVLFLLIVTGLETDLKLILRKGKTALLISLGGIIIPFITGFGLGWLLPNSFLADPAKRLVFSLFIATAMSISAVPVIAKVLMDLNLIRRDIGQVTLAAGMTDDTIGWILLSVVSGLASSGKFDFGTVFHSVSAAILFLAIAFTIGRTIVDQILRWVDDYVGGITASMSVVLILSLSAAALTHELGLEAALGAFVLGILAGQSRRFSNEAGHLLEVFTASFLAPIFFATAGLKVNLLTLLVPQTLIFGLIVLAVACFGKFTGAYLGSRVGGLSHWEGLAMGSGMNARGAMEIVVATIGLSLGVLNPQMYSIIVMVAIVTSLLAPPLLRWSLSKVVMGEEEARRLEQEQQDSRSFIKQIQRVLIPTSGGPNIQLAAQLVGHMAHQNSIEVTALYALSDKQPQSKVRRTATQVKDTAAEQALTSVTEEMQLPTDTTLQTKTESGRSKVEVIVNEANKNYDLIVLGASEQTRGQKALFNLLVDRVVQEAPCATMVVKSHLPQAKGETSKIPQQQLNKILVPTVGTEYSKNAVEMASTIAAQTGALVMLVNVINLPQVEYILYEQRSLAPVKEIAHDLLEQQAAIGRNLNADVKTYVLQGTSPEREILKFAQTQEVNLIILGSNIRMVTGRVFFGHRVDAILSKAHCPVAVITTAAQSLY; from the coding sequence ATGCAAAACCTGTCCTTGGTATTAGTACCTGTACTCGCTGCACAGAAAGCAGCAGGTGACGGTTTAATTAAACCTCTCGGTCATCATGAACTACTATTGGTACTGGTACAACTGTCGTTATTGCTGCTTGTAGCGCGGGGATTAGGTGAGGTGATGCGCCGAATTAACCTACCGCCTGTTGTTGGAGAATTACTGGCAGGTGTGGTGCTTGGCCCTTCTCTATTTGGTTTGCTCTTTCCAGATTTACAAACGCAGATCTTTCCCAAAAACCAAGAACAGTCTGATTTACTTTCAGTAATTTCTTGGTTGGGTGTGTTATTTTTACTGATTGTGACTGGGTTGGAGACGGATTTAAAGCTGATTTTGCGTAAGGGTAAAACGGCTCTGCTAATTTCACTGGGCGGAATTATTATCCCGTTTATCACCGGATTTGGACTAGGCTGGTTATTGCCAAATAGTTTTTTAGCAGATCCGGCAAAAAGATTGGTTTTTAGCTTATTTATAGCTACAGCAATGAGCATTTCAGCAGTACCAGTAATTGCTAAGGTGCTGATGGATTTGAACCTGATTCGCCGTGATATTGGTCAAGTCACCTTGGCGGCTGGCATGACCGACGATACCATTGGATGGATTTTACTCTCTGTGGTTTCAGGTCTAGCTAGTAGCGGCAAATTTGACTTTGGTACAGTTTTCCATTCTGTGAGCGCAGCTATATTATTTCTAGCGATCGCATTCACAATTGGGCGTACCATCGTAGACCAGATTTTGCGCTGGGTCGATGACTACGTTGGTGGAATCACCGCTAGTATGTCGGTTGTACTGATTCTTTCGCTTTCAGCAGCAGCCCTTACCCACGAATTAGGTCTGGAAGCAGCGTTAGGTGCTTTTGTGCTGGGGATTCTGGCAGGTCAATCCCGCCGTTTTAGCAATGAAGCTGGACATTTGCTAGAAGTATTCACAGCAAGCTTTCTAGCGCCAATTTTTTTTGCTACTGCGGGCTTGAAAGTTAACTTGCTAACTTTGTTAGTTCCTCAAACGTTGATATTTGGCTTAATTGTTCTTGCTGTTGCCTGTTTTGGCAAGTTTACAGGTGCTTACCTTGGTTCTCGCGTGGGTGGCTTGAGTCATTGGGAAGGTTTGGCAATGGGTTCGGGGATGAATGCGCGCGGGGCAATGGAAATTGTCGTGGCCACGATTGGTTTATCTTTGGGAGTGCTAAATCCCCAGATGTACTCGATTATTGTCATGGTAGCGATCGTCACTTCCTTACTAGCTCCACCCCTTCTGCGCTGGTCTTTGTCGAAGGTAGTTATGGGTGAAGAGGAAGCTCGACGTTTGGAACAAGAACAGCAGGATAGCCGTAGCTTTATCAAGCAGATTCAGCGTGTCTTAATACCAACTAGTGGTGGCCCCAACATCCAACTTGCGGCGCAGCTAGTCGGCCACATGGCTCATCAAAACTCCATAGAAGTCACAGCTCTATATGCTCTTAGTGATAAGCAACCTCAAAGCAAAGTACGGCGGACGGCAACCCAAGTCAAAGATACAGCTGCTGAGCAAGCTCTGACTTCTGTAACTGAGGAAATGCAGCTACCTACTGATACTACCCTGCAAACAAAAACGGAGTCTGGACGTAGTAAAGTGGAGGTAATTGTGAATGAAGCGAACAAAAACTACGACTTGATTGTACTGGGAGCTTCCGAGCAGACACGCGGCCAGAAAGCATTATTCAATTTGCTTGTTGACCGAGTAGTACAAGAAGCGCCTTGTGCAACGATGGTGGTAAAGTCACACCTACCCCAAGCCAAAGGCGAGACAAGTAAAATCCCTCAACAACAGTTGAACAAGATTCTCGTGCCAACAGTCGGGACAGAATATAGCAAAAATGCTGTAGAGATGGCAAGTACGATCGCTGCTCAAACAGGGGCATTAGTGATGCTCGTTAACGTGATTAATTTACCACAAGTTGAATATATTCTTTACGAACAGCGATCGCTAGCTCCTGTGAAGGAAATTGCTCATGATCTGCTTGAACAGCAAGCAGCAATTGGCCGCAATCTCAATGCTGATGTTAAAACCTACGTTCTTCAAGGAACCAGCCCAGAAAGGGAAATCCTCAAGTTTGCCCAAACCCAGGAAGTTAACCTAATTATTTTAGGAAGTAATATCCGAATGGTTACGGGTCGCGTTTTCTTCGGTCATAGAGTAGATGCAATTTTGAGTAAAGCACATTGCCCAGTGGCAGTTATTACTACAGCGGCGCAGTCATTATATTAG